A single region of the Halopiger xanaduensis SH-6 genome encodes:
- a CDS encoding site-2 protease family protein, which produces MDYGSLAFVALSVPELYGSEVLTWVVIGLLLYWAGVIALERADLLPEFIGTQGPMLTFHTKRGRALLDRLARPKRFWRAWANLGIGIALVVMVAMFAFLLIAAIGALSSPQPSSAVQQPRNVLVIPGVNDFLPLSATPGIVFGLLVGLVVHEGGHGLLCRVEDIDIDSMGIVMLAIVPMGAFVEPDQESSKSASRGGRTRMFAAGVTNNFAITIVAFALLFGPVVGSIGLAPGAAVGGVAPDSPAAAADIEPNDRITAINGEPVADNDALEERIEAAEGNQLAVELNGERTVDVERSLLVTATADSSITGLQTGDSIVAVNGQEVATETEFLEALGEDEVATLTVETGDGREEREVPIGALVTVAEDGPLADAGAPAGTNFVVTSFDGERTATQSELNELVGETDPGDQVTVAGYLQGERVEYEVTLGERSETTGGGTVGYLVYPGSEISGVSTQALGIQLYPADAYLSVLGGGSGESFGALSDSFLGKIGIALMLPIAGVIEALPYNFAGFAGGIENFYQAQGPLGALGDWPLFALANALFWTGWINVQLGFFNCIPAFPLDGGHILRTSTEAVFSRLPIDATRGMVRVVTTSVGLTMLVSFIAMLFGPQLLAG; this is translated from the coding sequence ATGGATTACGGCTCCCTCGCGTTCGTCGCACTTTCGGTCCCCGAGCTCTACGGCTCCGAGGTCCTGACGTGGGTCGTCATCGGCCTGCTGCTCTACTGGGCCGGCGTCATCGCCCTCGAGCGAGCGGACCTGCTCCCGGAGTTTATCGGGACGCAGGGGCCGATGCTGACCTTCCACACCAAGCGCGGCCGGGCGTTGCTCGACCGGCTCGCGCGTCCCAAACGGTTCTGGCGGGCGTGGGCGAACCTCGGCATCGGGATCGCCCTCGTCGTGATGGTGGCGATGTTCGCCTTCCTGCTGATCGCGGCGATCGGCGCGCTCTCCTCGCCGCAGCCGTCCTCGGCCGTCCAGCAACCCCGGAACGTCCTCGTCATTCCCGGCGTCAACGACTTCCTGCCGCTCTCGGCGACGCCGGGCATCGTCTTCGGACTGCTCGTCGGCCTCGTCGTCCACGAGGGCGGCCACGGCCTGCTCTGTCGCGTCGAGGACATCGACATCGACTCGATGGGGATCGTGATGCTCGCGATCGTTCCGATGGGGGCGTTCGTCGAACCCGATCAGGAGAGCAGCAAGTCCGCCTCGAGGGGCGGCCGGACGCGGATGTTCGCGGCCGGCGTGACGAACAACTTCGCGATCACGATCGTCGCCTTCGCCCTGCTGTTCGGCCCGGTCGTCGGCTCGATCGGTCTCGCGCCCGGCGCCGCGGTCGGCGGGGTTGCACCCGACTCGCCGGCCGCCGCTGCGGACATCGAACCGAACGATCGGATCACCGCGATCAACGGCGAGCCGGTCGCCGATAACGACGCCCTCGAGGAGCGCATCGAGGCCGCCGAGGGGAACCAGCTCGCCGTCGAACTCAACGGCGAACGGACGGTCGACGTCGAGCGCTCGCTGTTGGTTACCGCGACGGCCGATAGCAGCATCACCGGACTCCAAACCGGCGACTCGATCGTCGCCGTCAACGGCCAGGAGGTCGCGACCGAAACCGAGTTCCTCGAGGCCCTCGGCGAGGACGAGGTCGCGACGCTGACGGTCGAGACCGGGGACGGGCGCGAAGAGCGCGAGGTGCCGATCGGCGCGCTCGTGACGGTCGCCGAGGACGGCCCGCTCGCCGACGCCGGGGCGCCGGCCGGGACCAACTTCGTCGTGACCAGTTTCGACGGCGAACGAACGGCCACCCAGTCGGAACTCAACGAACTCGTCGGAGAGACTGACCCCGGCGATCAGGTGACCGTCGCCGGCTACCTCCAAGGCGAGCGCGTCGAGTACGAGGTGACGCTCGGTGAACGGAGCGAGACGACCGGCGGCGGGACCGTCGGCTATCTCGTCTACCCGGGTTCGGAAATCTCCGGCGTCTCGACGCAAGCGCTCGGCATCCAGCTCTACCCGGCCGACGCGTACCTCTCGGTGCTCGGCGGCGGGTCTGGCGAGTCCTTCGGCGCGCTCAGCGACTCGTTCCTCGGGAAGATCGGGATCGCGCTCATGCTGCCGATCGCCGGCGTCATCGAGGCACTGCCGTACAACTTCGCGGGCTTCGCCGGCGGCATCGAGAACTTCTACCAGGCGCAGGGCCCGCTCGGCGCGCTCGGCGACTGGCCGCTGTTCGCGCTCGCGAACGCCCTGTTCTGGACCGGGTGGATCAACGTCCAACTGGGCTTCTTCAACTGCATCCCGGCGTTCCCGCTCGACGGCGGCCACATCCTCCGGACGAGCACGGAGGCGGTCTTCTCCCGGCTCCCGATCGACGCGACCCGCGGGATGGTCCGCGTGGTGACGACGTCGGTCGGCCTGACGATGCTCGTCAGTTTCATAGCGATGCTGTTCGGGCCGCAGTTGCTCGCCGGTTGA
- a CDS encoding PadR family transcriptional regulator, giving the protein MRKSGPPKGLIAYLVLELLEEKPRYGYEILKEIREISGGHWEPSYGSVYPILYKFEEKGWAERIEREDEPDRKYFELTEDGRAELEERREGGAEKAKDFADVILGFFHVYAAFSTDDRFEIPEQDGEWRFDEEFSRWIVEQVVRHHEHYFETDFERIEETPEEFYERHGIDREE; this is encoded by the coding sequence TGCGGAAAAGCGGGCCCCCGAAAGGACTCATCGCCTATCTCGTCCTCGAGTTACTCGAGGAGAAGCCCCGGTACGGCTACGAGATTTTGAAGGAGATCCGCGAGATCAGCGGTGGGCACTGGGAGCCCTCCTACGGGTCGGTGTACCCGATCCTCTACAAGTTCGAGGAGAAGGGCTGGGCCGAGCGCATCGAGCGCGAGGACGAACCCGATCGGAAGTACTTCGAACTCACCGAGGACGGCCGCGCGGAACTCGAGGAGCGCCGCGAGGGCGGCGCGGAGAAGGCGAAGGACTTCGCCGACGTCATCCTGGGCTTTTTCCACGTCTACGCGGCGTTTTCGACCGACGACCGGTTCGAGATCCCCGAGCAGGACGGCGAGTGGCGGTTCGACGAAGAGTTCAGCCGCTGGATCGTCGAACAGGTGGTCCGACACCACGAACACTACTTCGAGACCGACTTCGAGCGGATCGAGGAGACTCCTGAGGAGTTCTACGAGCGCCACGGGATCGATCGGGAGGAGTAG